In Coregonus clupeaformis isolate EN_2021a chromosome 5, ASM2061545v1, whole genome shotgun sequence, the sequence TACTGCTAGCAGAGTGTGTGTTACTGCTGGGTTTGAGAGTCCCTGGCAACAACTCATGCAATGTAGCATTCTGGCATGTGTCCTTAGAGCAGACACACATGTCATAACTGAGCCTCTttctgagagagatggagagagggagagagagaaggaataaatggagagagaggatggagaggtggagagtgaTACGGCTCTGGCCATCAGTGccactcctcctccctgtcaTCCCCGATGATCACCGCAGTGACAGTGACATCACCAGGCCTGTCATCAGTGCTCCCCATCACCCATCTGACACAAGCTCAGATGAGACTtggctcccctctcctctcctctcctcttctctctctctctctctctctctctctctctctctctctctctctctctctctctctctctctctctctctctctctctctctctctctctctctctctctctctctctctcctctcctctgttctccctctgtccctcaccgtctgtttctatctctccacttcctcctctccgctctctctctctatcacctacTATCCTCCATCTACTGCCTCCATCTCACACTCTTTGTAACCCCCCCCTATCTTTCAGTCTTCACtactctctttatccctctctctctctcactctctctctctcccactctctctctctctttcatactGTGGCTGCCATGgtcgtccctctgtctctttctggaGGAATACCCTGTTCACTCTGCTGGCTTTGACactcaaactgtgtgtgtgtgtctgtgtgtgttgtgtgtgtgtgtgtgtgtgtttgcgtgtaatagagagagtgtgagagagcgagtagagaagagaggggagggatagagCAAGACAGTGACAGACAAACATATGGGCTGGAAGAACAAAGACTAATAGAGAACTGGCGAGAGTTGAAAAACAACAGATATTTGGAAATAACAAATGAAGGCATGGGGACAAAcaagtagcacacacacacacacacagggcacacACATTCCCACAAAGAAAGCGAGGGAAAAAAGGAATGGAGTGGAAAGAAGGGGTAAAGGTAAGGGGGTTTGGGAGGGTGGGTATTAGAACCCTATGGCTGATATTGAAAAGTAGACAGGCACCTCTTACGTTTATGCGCGCTTGGTACTCGGCGCTACCGGCCGAGTTGCGTGCGGCGCAGCGATACACCCCTCCGTCGCGGATCTCCGGGCTGCTGATGTTGACGTGGGACACGGTGGAGCCGTCCGACAGTGTGTACTGGCTGGCCCTCACCCGGGACGGGTCCCTGGCCACAGCCTCATCATCCAGAGTCCATGTGATGGTGGGGGGAGGAGCGCCTTTGGCAGCACACATGAGGGAGAAGGGTTCCCCCGGGACCACCACACGCTCACTGAAGGAGGAAACGATACGGGGCGTACCATCTGAGGaagaagggatggagaggggggagaggttaGAGGCTAGATATTGGGTCATTTCCGATGCACaaacgcgtgcacacacacacacacacacacacacacacagcctatccCTCACACTTCTCAACCTGTGAGGTCTGGTTCTTGCAGATGGCAAAACACTGATAGGCACACACAACCCCAACCCACCCCTttaactcacacacacaatccttACCCTCCAGCAGTATGATGGAGAAGTCCTGTGCGGTCTGGCCGTTGCGGGTGGCGAAGCACTGGTAGGCTCCCGAATGTCTCTTCTGGGCAGAGGAGATTAACAGGGTCTCATTGTGGGCACCCTGGATTGAGAAGTGCTGGTCGGGGAGGACGGGTTCTGTGTTGCGGTACCAGGACATGGTGAAGTGGGGAGAACCCTGCACGGCACAAGACAGGATCACCGTGCTGCTGATGCCCGTCTTCAGGTTCTTAGGAGATAGAGTCACTCTCAAAGGCTctttggagagaaggagggagggagagtgagagagaggggagagtgagagaaaggggaatggagggagagagagagagagagagagagagagagagagagagagagagagagagagagagagagagagagagagagagagagagagagagagagagagagacagagagagagagagagagagagagagagagggagggagggagggagggaggaagggaaaggCGAGAATAAAATCAGAGTATAAAGTtaaattatgtaaataagttaattAAGTATTTTTCCTCCTAAAATGTAAGGACAGATCCCCCTTATTCAAGGGAACATCACTCAAAGGATATTTCATAATTTCTTCATTCAGAGTTAAAAGTAAGAAATGTATGTACAGTAGAATGTTCTGgtacaaaatggctgccatttgTTCATCACTCAGGTGAGTCctactgtacagtacagagaaggctggtgggagaagctatgaaaggacgggctcattgtaatgactggaatggaatgaatggaatggtatcaaacacatcaagcaCACGGAAACAACGtctttgactccgttccattgattaTATTCAAGCCATtccaatgagcccatcctcctatagctcctcccaccagcctcctctggtacagTACATACTGGCAGTGGACTCTGGGTACAGCACCGCTATGAAAGAGGCCTAGAGATATGGTGGAAACTGCAACCACACTGCATGTAAATAAACTCGCCCATGACTGGAATATATAGCCTGAGGTAgctagaaggagagagggggagagagagaacgtgagagagagagagagagagagagagagagagagagagagagagagagagagagagagagagagagagatgggtgtcTGTGTATATGAGACACCCAGAGAAACTTAGACAGAGAGGGAGCAAAAATGTCAATGAGCAATAAGGCAGCTGGTGTTATGTGCTGGGGActgttgtgtgcgtgtgtgtgcacgtgtgtgtgtctgtctgtgtgtgtgtgtgtgtgtgtgtgtgtgtgtttgtgcacttgtgtgcatgtgtgtgtgtgtgtatgagtgtccCACCTCCCCTGCCCTGTCAGAGAGGGTTTGTGTGAGTCCACCATGATGTGCCCTACGGCCAAACTGACCAACGTCCAttacccttccctccctctctctcctcaacaTCACCATCCCATTTGTGTCTCTGTCTAGTCTCCCCAGATCTTTCGTCCCCCAAACaatacccccctcctcctcccctctactcAGTCCCCAGTGACACACAGGGGAAGCTGCGCCCCAGAACGACCAGTGTTCCTTCCTGTCACCATGGCCACGCTCGGCAGGGGTACCGAGAGGACCGAAACGGAGATGGCAGGAGGGGAGTGAGGTATCCCAGGATATCAAGATCAAACTCATCCCAGAGAGGGGCTGTGGCGAGGTGACAGTGGGCCAGGACACAGCCAACAGAGCTTAAACGatcccctcatctcctcctctcttccctatcaatccttctctcttctccttgtTTACACACCTCTGTCGGGAGAGGGTGATGAGGCGATCGGTCATGCGAGGTGACAGCGGTGGGAGGAATGCAAAGGCTAAATGTGAAACAATTTTCTATGGTTGAGAGAAGGTGGTGTCTCCATTCTATGTGTGGTTGTGTTCAGTCACGGGATGGAGCTACAGGATGATAGTGTTGTAGTATTACAAACTATTCCCAGATGGCCAGTACACAACATCATTATATATAGCCAGTGTAATATACCTCTAAGGCTCTGGGGTCAATATCACCAAACCTACACATGAAGCTTCTTCTGATACTGGATACACCAACGTAGGCCAAGGCACCGAATTGACCAATGAAAAGCCAACCAAAACACATCACAATAACATGCCCACCAAATATAAAAAGTGATCTTAAACTGTCAAACCTTTTAaaatgcctgtgatatgtggttacagtggggaaaacaagtatttagtcagccaatgatttttaatgaatttatttgcaaattatggtggaaaataagtatttggtcacctacaaacaagcaagatttctggctctcacagacctgtaacttcttctttaagaggctcctctgtcctccactcggtacctgtattaatggcacctgtttgaacttgttatcagtataaaagacacctgtccacaacctcaaacagtcacactccaaactccactatggccaagaccaaagagctgtcaaaggacaccagaaacaaaattttagacctgcaccaggctgggaagactgaatctgcaataggtaagcagcttggtttgaagaaatcaactgtgggagcaattattaggaaatggaagatatacaagaccactgataatctccctcgatctggggctccacgcaagatctcaccccgtggggtcaaaatgatcacaagaacggtgagcaaaaatcccagaaccacacggggggacctagtgaatgacctgcagagagctgggaccaaagtaacaaagcctaccatcagtaacacactacgccgccagggactcaaatcctgcagtgccagacgtgtccccttgcttaagccagtacatgtccaggcccgtctgaagtttgctagagtgcatttggatgatccagaagaggattgggagaatgtcatatggtcagatgaaaccaaaatataactttttggtaaaaactcaactcagtcgtgtttggaggacaaagaatgctgagttgcatccaaagaacaccatacctactgtgaagcatgggggtggaaacatcatgctttggggcagtttttctgcaaagggaccaggacgactgatccgtgtaaaggaaagaatgaatggggccatgtatcgtgagattttgagtgaaaacctccttccatcagcaagggcattgaagatgaaacgtggctgggtctttcagcatgacaatgatcccaaacacaccgcccgtgcaatgaaggagtggcttcgtaagaagcatttcaaggtcctggagtggcctagccagtctccagatctcaacgccatagaaaatctttggagggagttgaacgtccgtgttgcccagcgacagccccaaaacatcactgctctagaggagatctgcatggaggaatgggccaaaataccagcaacagtgtgtgaaaaccttgtgaagacttacagaaaacgtttgacctgtgtcattgccaacaaagggtatataacagaaagtattgagaaacttttgttattgaccaaatacttattttccaccataatttgcaaataaattcattaaaaatcctacaatgtgattttctggattttgttttctcattttgtctgtcatagttgacgtgtacctatgatgaaaattacaggcctctctcatctttttaagtgggagaacttgcacaattggtggctgactaaatactttttttccccactgtatcttacaTAACTACCTTAAGACTaacgcactaactgtaagtcactctggataaaaacatctgctaaaagactaaaatgtcaaatgtaaatattaaTTACAATTCTGTTAATATTCTGTGTGACCTGTGCATTTGGCCACTATGTGCATATGGACAAATCTACAGGCCTGAGTTCCAAACAACAAACTGTTCCTGTAACTTGGGCTGAACTAACCCAGTAACAGTACAGGGACATGTGACTTGTGACTCACCGATGACGTTGAGATGACCGGTCACCTCTTTAGAGCCGAAGCTGTTGGTGACCTCACAGATGTAGTTCCCGCTGTCGTCCAGACGCAGATCGCTGACCGTCAGGCCCGTGAGGTGGCGCGTCCAGCGGGAGTCGGCGGGCAACGGGCGTCCGTCCTTCAGCCAGCGGATGGTGGGGTTGGGATAACCCGAGGCGATGCAGGGCAGCTCCACATTACGTCCCACCTGGACCTCCCCGGACTGGAAACTGTCCAACACTGAGGGGGTGGACTCCGTAGGGTCTGGGGGGAGAGGAGTGGGGTTAGAAATACTGATATTGATCATGCTGATATTGACTCCAAATAATGTACTTTGAAGATATATTCAAGGAAAGGAAACAAAgataatccaggctctgtcgtagccggccgtgaccgggagacccatggggtggcgcacaattggcccagcgtcgtccagggtaggggagggaatggccggcagggatgtagctcagttggtagagcatggcgtttgccagtataaaaaattatgtatgcactcactaactgtaagtcgctctggataagagcgtctgctaaatgacgtaaatgtaaatgtaataacaagAACCCATGTACTGTAAGACAGTCTTGTCCCAACAGACACAAACGCACTcacccacacactcccacacctacacccacacacacacacaccagtggcagtcggtgccgtttaagaggGAGGATGATTATaaattttttatgagcatggccttatttctattacagcatattggatgactgtcattcatattcctttcacccagttcaatgtaacagcgataggtttaggctactacacaaTACTCACATTTTCTCTTACCcaccatgaggttgctacaacctagcctaggaatgaaagtttacaacataggtgcacacaggtcgagagaacatTTTGAGGTCATAGAGACACAtgtacagacagtgacacattcaataccgccttgcacactcttgcctgcatctatctgatctagggtgtaatcataagtccaacagttacaaacaagagtttctattagacaaattcaggtatgtttatccccgttttgttccgtttgcttccgtttaagaaatgtttttcaacagaatcggcggaatgaatacacccctgatcacgcgtaaacacaattcactttcatagcagccatgttgtattccttctcgcatctatgcactctccttctctcaccttttcccttcgcttgtggacttcaataaGCTGTATGCGACCAGGTGAAAAAAATGCTACACACAGCCGACATCGTTGTCAGCATATTAGCCAAAGTAACTTCattgtcaacatagctaatataacGAACGTGTTAGTAAactcgctacaatcatgcagtaacgttataGTGTACAGTCAATTGGCAGTTTAGCACATACacgcgggccccggtggcaataaattagtaaaaccaaaagcttaccgtaacttggaagagttccagtgttgtgttggatagtcatagccagctagctaacatagcattcctctgtttgagcagggtgtttgagtaggctaaactagctagctgcacttgctagctaagtaagtgaaactgaaagtaaaaaaaatctctctctctctctctctctctctcttgcttctccttcattttggaagaaattaattggTTCAAAACAGTTCACCTATTGTCTTTCTCtatctttgagtcaactactcaccacattttatgcactgcagtgctagctagctttagcttatgcgttcagtactagattcattcactgatcctttgattgggtggataaaatgtcagttcatgctgcaagagctctgataggttggagaatgtcctccggaagttgtcataattactgtgtaagtctatggaagggggtgagaaccatgagcctcctaggttttgtgttgaagtcaatgtacccagaggaggacggaagctagctgtcctccggctacaccatggtgctaccctacagagtgctgttgaggctactgtagaccttcattgcaaaaaagTGTTtttatcaattatttggtgacatgtgaatatatttaatatagttttatctaaaaattacaacttttttaatgttttacaattaaaacatttttgaaattctctgaggaggatggtcctccccttccaaCTCTGAGGAGGCTCCactgacacacactctctctctcttacccataACAGAGAGCCTGGCTCCATTGCTCTGGCGAGTCTC encodes:
- the LOC121562156 gene encoding Down syndrome cell adhesion molecule-like protein 1 homolog isoform X7, whose translation is MWLVTLFLLYSLQEVNSEDVVSTRLYFVNASLQRVTFSSSVGVSLPCPAGGTPHAVLRWYLVTGDDIYDVPHIRHVHANGTLQLYPFSPSAFNSYIHDNDYFCTAENQAGKIRSPSIRVKAVFREPYTVRVADQRSMRGNVAVFKCLIPSAVQEYVSVVSWEKDTVSIVPGNRFFLTSFGALYISEVQKEDALSTYRCITKHKYSGETRQSNGARLSVMDPTESTPSVLDSFQSGEVQVGRNVELPCIASGYPNPTIRWLKDGRPLPADSRWTRHLTGLTVSDLRLDDSGNYICEVTNSFGSKEVTGHLNVIEPLRVTLSPKNLKTGISSTVILSCAVQGSPHFTMSWYRNTEPVLPDQHFSIQGAHNETLLISSAQKRHSGAYQCFATRNGQTAQDFSIILLEDGTPRIVSSFSERVVVPGEPFSLMCAAKGAPPPTITWTLDDEAVARDPSRVRASQYTLSDGSTVSHVNISSPEIRDGGVYRCAARNSAGSAEYQARINVLPGSGICVTSRRWLGGTPL